One region of Chryseobacterium sp. C-71 genomic DNA includes:
- the trxB gene encoding thioredoxin-disulfide reductase, with the protein MEENILDCVIVGSGPSGFTAAIYAARADLKPQLYTGLEPGGQLTTTTEVDNFPGYPAGITGPEMMMDLQKQAERFDTKVLYEMITKAEFSKEVGGVHKLYAGNKEIFAKTVIISTGATAKYLGLDDEKKYNGGGVSACATCDGFFYRGKDVVVVGAGDTAAEEATYLAKLVNKVTMLVRKGEFRASKAMIHRVENTPNIEVKFHHELIGIEGENNLVERAVVINNQTQEKSTVDVHGIFIAIGHKPNTDIFVGQIDLDENGYIATEKGSTRTNLPGVFAAGDVQDHIYRQAITAAGSGCMAAMDAEKYLAELH; encoded by the coding sequence ATGGAAGAAAATATTTTAGATTGTGTGATCGTAGGATCTGGACCTTCTGGTTTTACAGCAGCAATTTATGCAGCAAGAGCAGACCTTAAACCACAATTATATACAGGTTTGGAACCGGGTGGACAATTGACGACAACGACTGAAGTTGATAATTTCCCTGGTTACCCTGCAGGAATTACCGGCCCCGAAATGATGATGGATCTGCAAAAACAGGCTGAAAGGTTTGATACAAAAGTTCTTTACGAAATGATTACCAAGGCCGAATTTTCTAAAGAGGTTGGCGGTGTTCATAAACTATATGCCGGAAATAAGGAGATTTTTGCTAAAACTGTGATTATTTCTACTGGTGCTACTGCAAAATATTTAGGTTTAGACGACGAAAAAAAATACAATGGAGGTGGAGTTTCAGCATGCGCAACCTGCGACGGATTTTTCTACAGAGGAAAAGATGTAGTCGTAGTAGGAGCGGGCGATACAGCTGCTGAAGAGGCAACTTACCTTGCAAAATTGGTGAATAAAGTGACCATGTTGGTGAGAAAAGGTGAGTTCAGAGCTTCAAAAGCAATGATTCACAGAGTTGAAAACACACCGAATATTGAAGTGAAATTTCACCACGAATTGATTGGAATTGAAGGTGAAAATAATTTGGTGGAAAGAGCAGTGGTGATCAACAATCAGACTCAGGAGAAGTCGACAGTTGATGTACACGGGATTTTCATTGCTATCGGTCATAAGCCAAATACTGATATTTTCGTTGGTCAAATTGATTTGGATGAAAATGGATATATTGCAACTGAAAAAGGTTCTACAAGAACTAATCTTCCGGGAGTTTTTGCAGCAGGAGATGTTCAGGATCATATCTACAGACAGGCAATTACTGCGGCAGGAAGCGGTTGCATGGCAGCCATGGACGCTGAAAAGTACTTGGCCGAATTACATTAA
- a CDS encoding ATP-binding cassette domain-containing protein, with product MTKHQHRVNEVYHFFDNKDTVLGFRKLLDCAIDTQKMEIFKEAINLTDWKETNSHAISEFIEKCKILLQKIEKIQVQEHSVEKPVLRAKNILKSYGSNRFSLGPVSMEINKGQVYGLVGENGNGKTTLLRILAKEISFNEGELNYSFNSEPKDEYDLRTKLVYIPQRTEKWYGSLKDNLKFVLSNYSVKPEENEIRTLMMIARLGLWNYKHLKWNELSSGYKMRFELARTLLRKPEILLLDEPLANLDVLAQQVILEDLKSIANSVNHPIALILSSQQLYEVEKVSDKVIFLKNGQYKDNSELKDTENASLIIEIDTTNSREHLLEVFKDFPLEKLNFNGGVYVAYFSAETEFHKVITALGQAKTDLVYIRNISSSTRRFFVN from the coding sequence ATGACGAAACACCAACATCGTGTGAACGAGGTTTATCATTTCTTTGATAATAAAGATACTGTATTAGGTTTTAGAAAACTGCTAGACTGCGCTATCGATACGCAGAAAATGGAAATCTTTAAAGAAGCCATCAACCTGACAGACTGGAAAGAAACAAATAGCCACGCAATAAGCGAGTTTATTGAAAAGTGTAAAATCCTTCTTCAAAAAATTGAAAAAATTCAGGTGCAGGAACATTCGGTTGAGAAACCTGTGCTTCGGGCAAAAAATATTTTGAAATCTTACGGAAGTAATAGATTTTCTCTCGGCCCGGTTTCTATGGAAATCAATAAAGGCCAGGTTTACGGTTTGGTAGGAGAGAACGGAAACGGGAAAACTACACTTCTGCGAATTTTAGCCAAAGAAATTTCTTTTAATGAAGGTGAACTCAATTATTCTTTCAATTCTGAACCGAAAGATGAATATGACCTCCGCACAAAATTGGTGTACATCCCGCAGCGTACTGAGAAATGGTATGGAAGTTTAAAAGATAATTTGAAATTCGTTCTGTCAAATTACAGCGTTAAACCTGAAGAAAATGAGATCCGGACGTTGATGATGATCGCCAGATTGGGACTTTGGAATTACAAACATTTGAAATGGAACGAGCTTTCTTCCGGCTACAAAATGCGTTTTGAATTAGCCCGAACTCTTTTAAGAAAACCAGAAATTCTTTTATTGGATGAGCCTTTAGCAAATCTCGATGTTTTGGCTCAGCAGGTTATTCTGGAAGATTTAAAATCGATTGCCAACTCCGTTAATCATCCGATTGCTTTGATTTTAAGCTCTCAGCAATTGTATGAAGTCGAAAAAGTTTCAGATAAAGTGATTTTCCTGAAAAACGGCCAGTACAAAGATAATTCTGAATTGAAAGATACCGAAAATGCAAGCTTGATTATAGAAATTGATACCACCAATTCAAGAGAACATCTGCTTGAAGTTTTCAAAGATTTTCCTTTAGAAAAACTGAATTTTAATGGTGGAGTTTATGTAGCTTATTTCTCTGCCGAAACTGAGTTTCATAAAGTCATCACAGCTTTGGGGCAAGCGAAAACAGACTTGGTCTACATCAGGAATATCTCATCTTCTACGAGAAGATTTTTCGTTAATTAA
- a CDS encoding type I restriction enzyme HsdR N-terminal domain-containing protein — MELPKLNFQETFDFKFKKDKDKFFIYDLVRKTYLLLTPEEWVRQHWIHYYLTVKSYSVSALITEKKIVLNGLTKRIDLLVTEKAQPKILIECKAPQIKLTEKTFEQTARYNSIIGASEIVLTNGLQHINAYYENGEYQFYRAE; from the coding sequence ATGGAACTTCCCAAACTCAATTTTCAGGAAACTTTTGATTTTAAATTCAAGAAAGACAAAGATAAGTTTTTTATCTATGACTTGGTACGCAAAACTTACCTTTTGCTCACGCCTGAAGAGTGGGTTCGACAGCATTGGATCCATTATTATCTCACGGTAAAATCCTACTCTGTATCCGCTTTGATTACAGAAAAAAAGATAGTTCTCAATGGTTTAACCAAAAGAATTGACCTTTTGGTAACAGAAAAAGCACAGCCTAAAATTCTGATTGAATGTAAAGCTCCGCAAATCAAACTTACTGAAAAAACTTTCGAACAAACTGCGCGTTATAATTCAATTATTGGTGCTTCTGAAATTGTTTTAACGAATGGTTTACAGCATATCAATGCGTATTACGAAAATGGGGAATATCAGTTTTACAGAGCTGAGTAA
- a CDS encoding dienelactone hydrolase family protein: MIRSIFITATLLASVTVFSQNLKKVSYQDGTQKLNGLVTSNAGKKLPGVLILPAWKGIDDEAKTAAADLEKQGYIAFIADIYGEGNIPTDNASAGKTAGFYKKDYAAYQKRISLALEQLKKNGAIPEKIAVIGYCFGGTGALESARGKLPVVGVVSIHGSIGKDQSRPNEAISTKILVENPAEDKGVTPEDYNNLIKEMNDGKADWQIITYANSKHTFTDPKSADYNPVMAKRAWNHTLLFLKEILK; encoded by the coding sequence ATGATACGTTCAATCTTCATCACCGCAACTTTGCTTGCTTCAGTAACAGTTTTCAGTCAGAATTTGAAAAAAGTCTCTTACCAAGACGGCACTCAAAAACTCAACGGCTTGGTCACTTCAAATGCCGGAAAAAAACTTCCCGGAGTTTTGATTCTTCCGGCCTGGAAAGGAATTGACGACGAAGCTAAAACAGCAGCAGCAGATTTAGAAAAGCAAGGTTATATCGCATTTATCGCCGATATTTATGGTGAAGGGAATATTCCTACTGACAATGCTTCTGCCGGAAAAACCGCAGGATTTTACAAGAAAGATTACGCAGCTTACCAAAAGAGAATTTCTCTGGCATTGGAACAACTGAAAAAAAACGGAGCCATTCCTGAGAAAATTGCAGTAATTGGATATTGCTTTGGCGGAACGGGAGCTTTAGAATCTGCGAGAGGAAAATTGCCTGTTGTGGGCGTAGTTTCCATTCACGGAAGCATTGGAAAAGATCAGTCGAGACCGAATGAAGCTATTTCAACTAAAATTTTAGTAGAAAACCCTGCGGAGGATAAAGGGGTAACTCCAGAAGATTATAACAACCTGATAAAAGAAATGAATGATGGAAAAGCAGATTGGCAAATCATTACTTATGCTAACTCAAAACACACTTTTACTGACCCAAAATCTGCAGATTACAATCCAGTGATGGCAAAAAGAGCATGGAATCACACGCTTTTGTTTTTGAAAGAAATTTTGAAGTAA
- a CDS encoding site-specific integrase codes for MNKTFNQLFFIKKNKIRTNGTAPIYLRIMIDGKATDIAAKRYIEPQKWDGKAHKALGNSQEARTLNVYLKTLEQQVYDSHYVMLKEDNNVTAVGLKSKLLGTDIEQRMLIPIFQDHNDKVEALVGHDFAPGTLERYKTSLKHTQEFINWKYKTSDIDIKAIDHAFIMDYDFWLRSVRKYGNNTAVKYIKNFKKIIKLCMAHGWLNKDPFLGYKAKLKAVERPYLSKEEIQTMYEKEFVSDRLTQVRDVFLFCCYTGLAYVDVKKLTESHINIYYRRIKC; via the coding sequence ATGAACAAAACATTCAATCAGTTATTCTTTATAAAAAAGAATAAAATCCGAACAAACGGCACCGCTCCCATCTACTTACGAATCATGATAGATGGCAAGGCGACGGATATTGCCGCTAAAAGGTATATCGAACCGCAGAAATGGGATGGTAAAGCGCATAAGGCGCTGGGTAACTCTCAGGAGGCTAGAACGCTTAATGTCTATCTTAAGACTTTAGAGCAACAGGTTTACGATTCACACTACGTCATGTTAAAAGAGGATAACAATGTAACGGCAGTTGGTTTAAAATCTAAACTGCTTGGAACTGATATTGAGCAAAGAATGCTCATTCCTATTTTTCAGGATCATAATGATAAAGTGGAAGCCCTGGTCGGTCACGATTTTGCTCCCGGAACATTGGAGCGTTACAAAACATCATTAAAGCATACGCAAGAATTCATTAACTGGAAGTACAAAACTTCTGATATCGATATCAAGGCTATTGATCATGCTTTCATAATGGATTATGATTTCTGGCTTCGCAGTGTACGTAAATACGGAAACAATACTGCTGTAAAATACATTAAGAATTTCAAAAAAATCATCAAACTCTGTATGGCACATGGCTGGCTAAACAAAGATCCTTTTCTTGGTTATAAAGCAAAGCTCAAAGCTGTAGAACGTCCATATCTATCTAAAGAAGAAATCCAGACAATGTATGAAAAGGAATTTGTGTCCGATAGATTAACACAGGTGCGGGATGTTTTTCTTTTCTGCTGTTATACAGGTTTAGCTTATGTTGATGTGAAGAAACTGACAGAGTCTCATATCAATATCTATTACAGGAGGATTAAGTGTTGA
- a CDS encoding GNAT family N-acetyltransferase: MNFSIQPVLENEKYQLIPLQQGDFELLYEVASNPKVWEQHPNKDRYKREVFENFFKGAIESQGAFKIVEKSTGDILGSTRFYDFDESKNSIFIGYTFYGTNSWGKGINPQIKKLMMDYVFQFVDKVYFHIGKENFRSQIALERLGGQKIAEEEVAYFGEPTRTNFVYEIKKENHF; the protein is encoded by the coding sequence ATGAATTTTTCTATTCAACCAGTTTTAGAAAACGAAAAATATCAATTAATCCCCTTACAGCAAGGGGATTTTGAATTGTTGTATGAAGTGGCTTCTAATCCAAAAGTCTGGGAGCAACATCCGAATAAAGACCGCTACAAAAGAGAAGTCTTTGAAAACTTTTTTAAAGGTGCAATAGAAAGCCAAGGTGCTTTTAAAATTGTAGAAAAATCTACCGGAGATATTCTAGGAAGTACCCGTTTTTATGATTTTGATGAATCCAAAAACAGCATTTTCATCGGCTATACTTTCTACGGAACCAATTCTTGGGGAAAGGGCATCAATCCACAGATTAAAAAACTGATGATGGATTATGTTTTTCAGTTTGTAGATAAAGTGTATTTCCATATTGGGAAAGAAAATTTCCGTTCGCAAATTGCTTTAGAAAGATTGGGCGGACAAAAGATTGCTGAAGAAGAAGTGGCTTATTTTGGGGAACCGACGAGAACTAATTTTGTGTACGAAATCAAAAAAGAAAACCATTTTTAA
- the holA gene encoding DNA polymerase III subunit delta — protein MKELDLILKNIKNKEVLPIYFFHGEEPYFIDVAVKALEHDFLEEDEKAFNQTVTYGKDTTYQEVLSLARQFPMMGDKQVIIVKEAQDLKFNDEESRALEAYVENPVPSTVLVFAHKHKKLDSRKKVTKTLTKINALFLSESFKDHNLPKWIADECLRLNIKTAPNISHLLAEYLGNDLSRISNELGKLKIILKEGQILDGTIVENHIGISKEFNVFELQKALGTKNANAAFKIAHFMGKNPKNNPFVMLLSSLYNYFSNVIIYNTMIGQSPQVIASQMGVNPYFLKDYAEAARLYPLKHSTRVISILREFDMKGKGLGAVNMSEAELIKELVYKIINVDKIKMKV, from the coding sequence ATGAAAGAATTAGATTTAATCCTCAAAAATATTAAAAATAAAGAAGTATTACCGATTTATTTTTTCCACGGAGAAGAACCTTACTTTATTGATGTTGCTGTAAAAGCCCTTGAACACGACTTTCTGGAGGAAGACGAAAAAGCCTTCAATCAAACTGTGACCTACGGAAAAGATACAACCTATCAGGAAGTGCTTTCCTTGGCAAGACAGTTTCCAATGATGGGCGATAAACAGGTGATTATCGTAAAAGAAGCGCAGGATTTAAAATTTAATGATGAGGAAAGCAGAGCTTTAGAAGCGTATGTTGAAAATCCGGTTCCGTCAACGGTTTTGGTTTTTGCACACAAACACAAGAAGTTAGACAGCCGAAAAAAGGTTACTAAAACTTTAACGAAAATAAATGCGCTTTTTCTGAGCGAATCGTTCAAAGACCACAATCTTCCAAAATGGATTGCCGATGAATGCCTCAGATTAAATATAAAAACTGCCCCGAATATTTCTCATCTTTTGGCAGAATATCTTGGGAATGACCTTTCAAGAATATCTAATGAATTAGGTAAACTAAAAATCATTCTGAAAGAAGGCCAGATTTTAGACGGAACCATCGTTGAGAACCACATCGGAATCAGCAAAGAATTCAATGTCTTCGAATTGCAGAAAGCTTTAGGTACAAAAAACGCCAATGCAGCGTTTAAAATTGCTCATTTTATGGGTAAAAATCCTAAAAACAATCCTTTTGTGATGTTGCTTTCGAGCTTGTATAATTATTTCTCAAACGTAATTATTTACAATACGATGATTGGTCAATCGCCGCAAGTAATCGCTTCTCAAATGGGTGTGAACCCTTACTTTTTGAAAGATTATGCTGAGGCCGCAAGACTGTATCCATTAAAACATTCTACCAGAGTGATTTCTATTTTGAGAGAATTTGATATGAAAGGGAAAGGCTTGGGCGCTGTGAATATGAGTGAAGCTGAATTGATTAAAGAATTGGTGTATAAGATTATCAATGTTGATAAAATCAAAATGAAGGTTTAG
- a CDS encoding DUF2911 domain-containing protein: MKKLLFAVCISASVFSFAQDYSVPAASPRQKVEQQFSMSKISIDYGRPGVKGRKIFGELVPYGQVWRAGANSSTKITFGQAVNFGGKMVPAGTYGLFIVPTEKDWKVILNKDFQQWGAYTYDPKQDVVDVTVPVNKLADKQEWFEITLNPTDENSGNLVIKWDMAQAEVALKPAKPEAVTKIAEKLKEIKKIESDAAKAKG, encoded by the coding sequence GTGAAAAAGTTATTATTTGCAGTTTGCATATCGGCTTCGGTGTTCAGTTTTGCACAAGATTATTCTGTACCGGCAGCAAGCCCGCGTCAGAAGGTTGAGCAGCAATTTTCTATGTCTAAAATCAGTATCGATTACGGACGACCAGGTGTGAAAGGAAGAAAAATCTTCGGAGAATTGGTTCCTTACGGACAGGTTTGGAGAGCAGGTGCCAACTCTTCTACAAAAATAACGTTCGGTCAGGCTGTGAACTTCGGTGGAAAAATGGTTCCTGCAGGAACTTACGGTTTGTTCATCGTACCAACAGAAAAAGATTGGAAAGTGATTTTAAATAAAGATTTCCAGCAATGGGGAGCTTACACATACGATCCAAAACAAGATGTTGTAGATGTAACTGTTCCTGTTAATAAATTAGCTGATAAACAAGAGTGGTTTGAAATTACATTAAACCCAACTGATGAAAACTCAGGAAATTTGGTAATCAAATGGGATATGGCTCAGGCTGAGGTAGCTTTGAAACCTGCAAAACCTGAAGCAGTAACCAAAATTGCTGAGAAATTGAAGGAAATCAAAAAAATAGAATCTGACGCTGCAAAAGCAAAAGGCTAA
- a CDS encoding SDR family NAD(P)-dependent oxidoreductase, whose translation MENVFRIKELGYVPRWLVFFIDVSIVSFSILVSHLFLENLDVATNFSEYQNQKIFLTIAVNILFMLVFKTFAGIIRYSTFFDFFKIVWSSGCTMVVMLAIDLASKLIWGIFLDLYHELFLFFFVSVFLMFFFRMMVKRVFKIFMVPKEASSKIRIVVVGIEGESVSLGNAIIHNPTHPYQLKGFVNTESTSKKAVLLGHKIYNKREFLKINNLSKQFDAVLLKGGMLNFEMEEWANFALSKGLKVLRAPVINNAHEGSIIGDIRPIQIEDLLERAPIKIERGYVGNYHFDKSILVTGGAGSIGSEIVRQVALLNASIIVIVDQAESPLHELKLELLEKFPNQRFKFILADISNVYRLEKLFEEYSFSIVYHAAAYKHVPLIEDNPHEAIFVNVAGTRNLALLSKKYIVDRFVMVSTDKAVNPTNVMGASKRTAELFVQSLQNSYGNQTKFITTRFGNVLGSNGSVIPHFRKQIAKGGPVTITHPDIIRYFMTIPEACELVLQAGTMGEGGEIYVFDMGKPIKILDLAKRMIKLSGYTPDVDIKIDFIGLRPGEKLYEELLSHHSTTVPTHHEKIMISKDPLMEFDDIEFLCKQIIRSTIKKDGLQVVKLLKTIVPEFISNNSEFEILDKIPEHEDYQ comes from the coding sequence ATGGAGAATGTATTTAGAATCAAGGAGTTAGGATATGTGCCTAGATGGCTGGTTTTTTTTATCGACGTTTCAATTGTTTCTTTTTCAATTTTAGTCTCACATCTGTTTCTAGAAAATCTTGACGTAGCAACAAATTTTAGTGAATATCAGAACCAAAAGATATTTCTAACTATTGCCGTGAATATTTTATTTATGTTAGTGTTTAAGACATTTGCGGGCATTATAAGGTATTCTACTTTTTTTGACTTTTTTAAAATTGTATGGTCGTCAGGCTGTACTATGGTCGTAATGCTGGCAATAGATCTTGCGTCAAAATTGATATGGGGTATTTTTTTAGATTTGTATCACGAGCTTTTTTTATTTTTTTTCGTATCTGTTTTTCTAATGTTTTTCTTTAGAATGATGGTTAAGCGAGTATTTAAGATATTCATGGTTCCTAAAGAGGCTTCATCCAAAATAAGGATTGTGGTTGTAGGTATAGAGGGTGAATCTGTGTCTTTAGGAAATGCTATTATTCACAATCCCACACATCCTTACCAATTAAAAGGATTTGTTAATACAGAATCTACTTCTAAAAAAGCAGTCTTACTAGGGCATAAAATTTATAATAAAAGGGAGTTTCTTAAAATCAATAATCTAAGCAAACAGTTTGATGCAGTGCTCTTGAAAGGGGGGATGTTAAATTTTGAAATGGAAGAATGGGCGAATTTTGCATTAAGTAAAGGGTTAAAGGTATTAAGGGCACCTGTGATTAATAATGCTCATGAAGGTAGTATAATAGGAGATATTCGCCCCATTCAGATTGAAGATTTGCTTGAACGTGCACCTATAAAAATTGAAAGAGGATATGTCGGCAACTATCATTTTGATAAAAGTATTTTAGTAACGGGTGGCGCAGGATCGATAGGAAGTGAAATTGTAAGACAAGTTGCTTTGTTAAACGCATCAATTATTGTTATAGTTGATCAGGCTGAATCTCCTTTGCATGAACTGAAGCTTGAGTTATTAGAAAAATTCCCGAATCAAAGATTTAAATTTATTTTGGCAGATATTTCAAATGTTTACAGGCTTGAGAAATTATTCGAAGAGTATAGCTTTTCAATAGTTTATCATGCCGCTGCATATAAGCATGTACCTTTAATAGAAGATAATCCACATGAGGCTATTTTTGTAAATGTTGCAGGAACAAGAAATTTAGCGCTATTGTCAAAAAAATATATCGTCGACCGTTTTGTAATGGTTTCTACGGATAAAGCTGTGAATCCTACCAATGTAATGGGGGCTTCGAAAAGAACGGCGGAACTTTTTGTGCAGTCCTTGCAGAATTCGTACGGTAATCAAACAAAATTTATTACAACTCGTTTTGGGAATGTTTTAGGATCGAATGGTTCCGTGATACCGCATTTCAGGAAACAGATTGCGAAAGGAGGTCCTGTTACAATTACTCATCCTGATATCATTCGTTATTTTATGACCATACCAGAAGCTTGTGAGTTAGTCCTTCAGGCCGGAACAATGGGAGAGGGAGGTGAAATCTATGTTTTTGATATGGGTAAGCCAATTAAAATTTTAGATTTAGCAAAAAGAATGATAAAATTATCAGGATATACTCCAGATGTAGATATAAAAATTGATTTCATCGGCTTAAGACCTGGGGAAAAGCTTTATGAGGAGCTTTTATCTCATCATTCGACAACTGTCCCAACGCATCATGAGAAAATCATGATTTCAAAAGACCCTTTGATGGAATTTGACGATATAGAGTTCTTGTGCAAACAAATTATAAGATCAACTATTAAAAAAGATGGATTGCAGGTCGTTAAATTGTTAAAGACCATCGTACCTGAGTTTATAAGTAATAATTCGGAATTTGAAATTTTAGATAAGATCCCGGAACATGAAGATTATCAATAA
- a CDS encoding cupin domain-containing protein: MKKYKIQKSPFVVPTNDGKLIEEHWGNSTQNPNISIAHMVAPPDWIEPHQTPEFDEFTIIISGKKQFEIDGENVILEKGQSILIEKGARVRYSNPFPEPCEYIAICLPAFSMELVNREQEIV, from the coding sequence ATGAAAAAATATAAAATTCAAAAATCACCTTTTGTAGTTCCTACAAACGACGGAAAATTGATAGAAGAACACTGGGGAAACTCAACCCAGAACCCAAATATTTCAATTGCACACATGGTAGCTCCACCAGATTGGATCGAGCCTCATCAAACTCCGGAATTTGATGAATTTACCATTATTATTTCAGGTAAAAAGCAATTTGAAATTGATGGTGAAAATGTTATTTTAGAAAAAGGACAAAGTATTTTAATTGAAAAAGGAGCAAGAGTTCGTTATAGCAATCCGTTCCCAGAACCGTGTGAATACATTGCAATTTGTCTTCCTGCTTTTTCGATGGAATTAGTGAATAGAGAACAAGAAATAGTTTAA
- a CDS encoding polysaccharide biosynthesis/export family protein yields the protein MSSQHNMEQEVAQAKFLGLQIQQGDVLLILVSALDEIAVKPFNLNTVNKVGSESQTGINQYVQPSEYLVNDEGYINFPVLGNIYAKGMTQIQLKDDIEMRLKRYLLDPLVTVTLKNFNVSIIGEVKIPGQKQSVSQKLNVFQALSLAGDMTDFGDRKNVKIIRTGDDGAEQVINLDMSREDIVSSPYYYMKQNDVLYVQPDKNKQVQANSNPNRALTFQIIGALLTAGTLIIALTR from the coding sequence ATGTCATCGCAACATAATATGGAACAAGAAGTTGCGCAGGCAAAATTTCTGGGCCTCCAAATACAGCAAGGAGATGTGCTTTTGATCCTTGTGTCAGCACTAGATGAAATCGCAGTAAAACCTTTCAATCTTAATACTGTCAATAAAGTAGGAAGTGAATCTCAAACGGGAATTAATCAATATGTACAGCCTAGTGAATACCTTGTCAATGATGAAGGGTATATCAATTTTCCTGTTTTAGGAAACATTTATGCGAAAGGGATGACTCAAATACAGCTCAAAGATGATATTGAGATGCGTCTCAAAAGATATCTATTAGATCCTTTGGTGACCGTAACCTTGAAAAATTTCAATGTCAGCATTATCGGGGAAGTTAAAATACCCGGGCAGAAACAGAGTGTATCACAGAAGCTCAATGTGTTTCAGGCATTAAGTCTTGCAGGGGATATGACGGATTTTGGAGATCGAAAAAATGTAAAAATTATCCGTACGGGCGATGACGGAGCTGAACAAGTAATCAATTTAGATATGTCAAGGGAAGATATAGTAAGTTCACCTTATTATTATATGAAGCAGAACGATGTGCTCTATGTACAGCCAGACAAAAATAAACAAGTGCAGGCAAATTCAAATCCGAACAGAGCGTTGACATTCCAGATCATTGGTGCATTATTGACAGCAGGAACTCTTATCATTGCTTTAACAAGATAA